A DNA window from Oscarella lobularis chromosome 8, ooOscLobu1.1, whole genome shotgun sequence contains the following coding sequences:
- the LOC136190787 gene encoding protein Gawky-like: protein MLCYSVSFIVFICVPLCAFVQGAPTTRPPLCQTYGGSPCSFPFTYKGQRYTACTEEDSPNYAWCATGTTADLTVTSWHYCINPTCSLQDSTPPPDAPTNGSSFRAGNPGSAGTTRRPGSESAGGINTTQQCPTYAGLPCVFPFTYLGQRYTTCTQVDSPNYAWCATVTEADLTITSWNYCINPQAEACSRQDSTPPPVVPTNGSNFPTTRPPPLCQTRGGLPCVFPFTYLGQRYTTCTEANSSGHAWCATGTAADLTFTSWDNCINPLAEACSLQDSTPPPAAPTNGSNFRAGNPGSAGTTRRPGSESAGGINTTDQCPTYGGLPCVFPFTYLGQWYTTCTQVESPNYAWCATVTEADLTITSWNYCITPQAEACSHEDSTPPPVAPTNGSNFSAGSAGSAENAESSGSAESAEGSGSAGSAEGAESSGSAEGSGSDGGAKKPGSGNAGGISPTITTKSKQCPTFSGLPCVFPFTYKDHLYTNCTREHNGFSNLPWCATATLNLVVTSWCYCSEPQAEACSRQDLIRL, encoded by the coding sequence ATGCTCTGCTATTCTGTCAgttttattgtttttatttGTGTGCCGCTGTGTGCATTTGTACAGGGCGCCCCGACCACCAGGCCACCGCTATGTCAGACATATGGCGGATCACCGTGCAGTTTCCCGTTTACGTACAAAGGTCAACGCTACACTGCTTGCACCGAAGAAGATTCTCCCAATTATGCTTGGTGCGCAACGGGGACTACAGCAGATCTCACCGTCACCTCTTGGCACTACTGCATTAATCCCACATGTTCGCTTCAGGACTCGACGCCACCTCCTGATGCACCCACCAATGGAAGCAGTTTTAGGGCTGGAAATCCTGGAAGTGCTGGCACCACTAGAAGGCCTGGGAGCGAAAGTGCTGGAGGCATCAATACCACCCAGCAGTGTCCGACATACGCTGGATTGCCATGCGTCTTTCCGTTTACGTACCTTGGTCAACGGTACACTACTTGCACACAAGTAGATTCTCCCAATTATGCTTGGTGCGCAACGGTGACTGAAGCTGATCTCACCATCACCTCTTGGAACTATTGCATTAATCCCCAGGCCGAGGCATGTTCGCGCCAGGACTCAACGCCACCTCCTGTTGTACCCACCAATGGAAGCAATTTTCCAACCACCAGGCCACCACCGCTATGTCAGACACGCGGCGGATTGCCATGCGTATTTCCGTTTACGTACCTTGGTCAACGGTACACTACTTGCACAGAAGCAAATTCTTCCGGGCATGCTTGGTGTGCAACTGGGACTGCAGCAGATCTCACCTTCACCTCTTGGGACAACTGCATTAATCCCCTGGCCGAGGCATGTTCGCTTCAGGACTCGACGCCACCTCCTGCTGCACCCACCAATGGAAGCAATTTTAGGGCTGGAAATCCTGGAAGTGCTGGCACCACTAGAAGGCCTGGGAGCGAAAGTGCTGGAGGTATCAATACCACCGATCAGTGTCCGACATACGGTGGATTACCATGCGTCTTTCCGTTTACGTACCTTGGTCAATGGTACACTACTTGCACACAAGTAGAGTCTCCCAATTATGCTTGGTGCGCAACGGTGACTGAAGCTGATCTCACCATCACCTCTTGGAACTATTGCATTACTCCCCAGGCCGAGGCGTGTTCGCACGAAGACTCAACACCACCTCCTGTTGCACCCACCAATGGAAGCAATTTTAGTGCTGGAAGTGCTGGAAGCGCTGAGAATGCAGAAAGTTCTGGGAGTGCTGAGAGCGCTGAGGGTTCTGGGAGCGCTGGCAGCGCTGAGGGTGCTGAAAGTTCTGGGAGTGCTGAGGGTTCTGGGAGCGATGGGGGTGCTAAAAAGCCTGGAAGCGGAAACGCTGGAGGTATCAGCCCCACCATCACCACCAAATCAAAGCAGTGTCCGACATTCAGTGGATTGCCATGCGTCTTTCCGTTTACGTACAAGGACCACCTGTACACTAATTGCACGAGAGAACACAATGGATTCTCCAATTTACCTTGGTGTGCAACAGCTACATTAAATCTTGTTGTCACCTCTTGGTGCTACTGCAGTGAACCCCAGGCCGAAGCATGTTCGCGTCAGGACTTAATTCGTCTCTGA
- the LOC136189896 gene encoding uncharacterized protein produces MIIIIFALVLAAGLKKKKKRNAIQRCFIWDYYVSFTLSSKSSARQLSSNCQSFFKDVLRPALTKTGSSYYNLHAPSDSRSGPRLGDDPMVASHQAIEKSWKMVVVIDEEEDEAGFEEQRAEVADYQTDIAALEDEKEKIHPSFVIIRLGSRLTATDVGVDDPRSAIVLKEESMSDFKKRSELRSALKEAKQNSEFIWDVALFYIDSDSDFAHKVQDVIQTWLGCLVQSFCHRNPDTCHLSTRHVAAYSRSVVAIISDDYVEHAWEQDRWIVQLERKAYLPIIESHRLTCPLPAEIIR; encoded by the exons ATGATAATAATTATCTTTGCATTAGTTCTGGCAGCTggcctgaagaaaaagaagaaaagaaatgctaTTCAAC GATGTTTTATCTGGGACTACTACGTTAGCTTCACGTTATCCAGTAAATCAAGTGCAAGACAACTTTCCTCCAACTGCCAGTCCTTTTTCAAGGACGTGCTAAGACCGGCTTTGACTAAGACGGGCTCTAGCTATTACAATTTGCACGCTCCAAGTGACAGTCGAAGTGGGCCTCGTCTTGGCGACGATCCAATGGTTGCATCTCACCAGGCCATAGAAAAATCGTGGAAGATGGTCGTTGTTAttgacgaggaagaagacgaggcTGGCTTTGAAGAGCAGAGAGCGGAAGTGGCCGACTATCAAACGGACATCGCTGcattagaagacgaaaaagagaaaattcatCCGTCGTTTGTGATCATACGGCTCGGCAGCCGTTTGACGGCTACAGATGTTGGAGTCGACGACCCTAGGTCTGCTATTGtactaaaagaagaaagcatgTCAGATTTCAAGAAGAGAAGTGAACTTAGAAGCGCCCTTAAGGAAGCAAAACAAA ATTCTGAATTTATTTGGGACGTGGCCTTGTTCTACATTGACAGTGACAGCGATTTTGCTCACAAAGTGCAAGACGTTATTCAAACGTGGCTTGGGTGCTTAGTTCAGTCATTTTGTCATCGCAATCCTGACACGTGTCATTTGTCAACGCGTCACGTGGCCGCCTACAGTCGATCTGTAGTCGCCATTATTTCTGACGATTACGTGGAGCATGCGTGGGAACAAGACAGATGGATTGTCCAATTAGAAAGGAAAGCTTACTTACCCATTATTGAATCTCATCGCCTTACTTGTCCTCTTCCTGCCGAAATCATACGTTAG
- the LOC136190788 gene encoding cotranscriptional regulator ARB2A-like produces MGAINDKYNDLTFPKTLEGFGYKFNTEGRIEDIETGQPFQFVVRENDQQYNQARYGALGKIVDETIFRLLENDCGLKKIDIPFNKGSFFFASEDCRTNGKKLLVIIHGSGVVRAGQWSRRLIINNSLDEGSQIPYIKKALDLGYAVLVTNGNHNAVEIDRRSSRGIRGSSTPEKHMEYVWRHFLSQCPAKFIDVIAHSYGGVVTVSWLSQHEIAREKVRKIAFTDSVHSISLEMADEKTQTWFEQHAINWVSSNEYVGKFVRKYRGDVYCVSAGTITHAETPWKSFAQIFEFFESGERIVDFVSGLQKDEKKRTTMGGKEAEGGINVRES; encoded by the exons ATGGGAGCTATAAACGACAAATACAATGATTTGACGTTTCCGAAGACTCTAGAAGGCTTCGGCTATAAATTCAACACAG AGGGAAGAATCGAGGATATCGAAACGGGACAGCCTTTTCAGTTCGTCGTACGGGAAAACGATCAACAGTACAATCAAGCGAGATACGGAGCGTTAGGAAAA ATTGTTGATGAAACAATATTTCGGCTACTGGAAAATGATTGTGgcctcaaaaaaattgacattCCG TTTAATAAAGGCagcttcttttttgcttcgGAAGATTGCAGGACAAATGGGAAAAAACTTCTGGTTATAATACACGGGAGTGGGGTTGTTAGAGCAGGACAGTGGTCTCGCAG ATTAATAATCAACAACAGCCTTGATGAAGGTTCTCAGATTCCTTACATAAAGAAGGCTCTAGAT CTTGGGTATGCTGTTTTGGTCACCAATGGCAATCACAATGCTGTTGAAATCGATAGGAGGAGTAGCAGAGGAATCAGA GGGTCTTCTACTCCTGAGAAACACATGGAATATGTGTGGCGTCACTTTCTTTCCCAATGCCCCGCTAAATTTATTGATGTCATTGCTCACAGTTATGGGGGTGTAGTGACCGTATCCTGG TTGTCTCAACATGAAATTGCCCGAGAAAAAGTTCGAAAAATTGCGTTCACAGATTCCGTTCATAGTATCAGTTTGGAAATGGCTGATGAAAAAACTCAAACTTGGTTTGAGCAG CATGCCATTAATTGGGTGTCATCAAATGAGTATGTTGGAAAATTTGTTCGAAAATACCGAGGAGACGTCTATTGCGTTTCAGCAG GCACTATTACTCACGCTGAGACGCCATGGAAATCGTTTGCACagatttttgaattttttgaaagtggaGAGAGAATTGTCGACTTCGTTAGTGGCCTACAAaaagatgaaaagaaaaggacgaCAATGGGGGGAAAAGAAGCGGAGGGGGGTATTAATGTTAGAGAATCATGA
- the LOC136190790 gene encoding next to BRCA1 gene 1 protein-like, with protein MDIVPVKLTFDGDVRRFNVPSNISWSKFEAKVKDVVDARSVQIKYKDEEGDEIWLSSQIELAEAFKVVRESTYVLRLVVEKAENETIETTSTLTSPILKPKATLSSSSSASSSSCRYYSELAKSVGVEQTRKRKEKCQDDARPPSWFHPEMKKILSELKLGMSEPRPKTSYSDTTFCHLNIICDGCDKLIFGTRYKCGNCADYDLCEVCEPLGLHYPDHVFLKIKRPISTWAGKNKHGQLKPLLKRPLYLTAEQEREREAKFLKLLCGKREKKEKKKAKKRKDEDDAMPSSRPAAACMDNRSESFETLSAAAAAPSLTEEEIVTSQLAQLSVQQDLIDFETSSVKSCDSDDFFVVPLPECFDVTKPLEEQPKKDDVVSQPIEDPPEEERLKEGPPEVPPEEEEEDSVQRDGSPPPPPLPRAVVMAANVQSSLGWIPPGGQYVPPWTRREAQSPLDQLLEMGFGNRMLNARMLDKHKNDVTACVQELLTEHHDNEWSEKRH; from the exons ATGGACATCGTTCCTGTCAAGCTAacgtttgacggcgacgtacgCCGTTTCAACGTTCCATCGAACATATCCTGGTCGAAATTTGAAGCGAAG GTCAAGGACGTTGTCGATGCGCGTTCGGTTCAAATTAAatacaaagacgaagaaggggACGAAATCTGGCTGAGCAGCCAGATCGAGCTCGCTGAGGCGTTCAAG GTCGTCAGGGAGAGCACGTACGTGCTTCGATTGGTCGTTGAAAAGGCCGAAAATGAAACGATCGAGACGACTTCGACTTTGACTTCACCTATTTTGAAGCCA AAAGCCACtttgtcttcctcttcttctgcttcttcttcttcttgtcgCTATTACTCGGAATTGGCTAAAAGCGTTGGCGTGGAACAGACGAGAAAGCGCAAGGAGAAGTGTCAAGATGATGCCAGACCTCCCTCGTGGTTTCACccggaaatgaaaaaa ATTCTTTCTGAACTCAAACTTGGAATGAGTGAGCCTCGACCCAAGACTTCCTATTCTGATA CTACTTTTTGCCACTTGAACATCATTTGCGATGGTTGCGATAAATTGATTTTTGGCACACGTTACAAATGCGG AAATTGTGCTGATTATGATCTGTGCGAGGTTTGTGAGCCACTTGGCTTGCACTATCCGGATCACGTGTTCTTGAAAATCAAACGACCAATCAGCACTTGGGCTGGAAAGAACAAGCACGGACAGCTGAAACCGCTTCTGAAACGTCCACTCTATTTGACTGCAGAGCAAGAGAGAGaacg AGAGGCCAAGTTTCTAAAACTTCTCTGTGGAAAGagggagaaaaaggagaaaaagaaggccaaaaagaggaaggacgaagacgacgcgatGCCAAGTTCTCGTCCTGCTGCAGCTTGCATGGATAATCGTTCAGAGAGCTTTGAAACACTCTCTGCTGCCGCTGCGGCTCCTTCGCTCACAG AAGAGGAGATTGTCACAAGTCAGCTGGCTCAGCTCAGTGTTCAGCAag ATCTCATTGACTTTGAGACGTCGAGTGTCAAAAGTTGTGACTCggacgacttcttcgtcgttcccTTGCCGGAGtgctttgacgtcacgaaacCTCTGGAAGAGCAGCCAaagaaagatgacgtcgtcagTCAGCCCATAGAAGATCCaccagaagaagaaagactgAAAGAAGGTCCACCAGAAGTGCCaccagaagaagaagaagaggactcCGTTCAACGTGACggttctcctcctcctcctcctcttcctcgggCTGTTGTCATGGCGGCCAATGTTCAGAGCAGCCTCGGCTGGATTCCTCCCGGGGGACAATACGTTCCTCCATGGACGCGTCGTGAGGCTCAATCTCCACTTGATCAACTGCTTGAAATGGGTTTTGGAAATCGAATGCTCAACGCCAGAATGTTGGACAAGCACAAGAACGACGTCACTGCTTGCGTTCAGGAACTTCTTACTGAGCATCACGACAATGAGTGGTCAGAAAAGAGACATTGA
- the LOC136190791 gene encoding cotranscriptional regulator ARB2A-like produces the protein MSSKPADADALMGTTNEKCDDLTFPTTLEGFGYTFNTEGRIEDIETGKPFQFVVREDDRQFNQARYEALGKVVDETIFQLLETDCGLRKIEIPFDKDEEEPGSFFFASEDCTENKEKLLVIIHGSGVVRAGQWSRRLIINNNLEQGSQIPYIKKAQELGYAVLVTNGNHNAVEIDRWTRRRIRGSSSPEEHMEYVWRHFLSKCPAKFIDVMAHSYGGVVTVSWLSQYENAREKVRKIAFTDSVHSISLEIADAETRTWFEQRAINWVSSNEYVGKFVRKYRGDIFCVSAGTITHEETSWKSFAQIFAFFESAEGVSDDVIASLQKDEESEEMTSEEDEGEEQEEERKGQEKEKVDEEKEKVDEDLVDSPQKDEKNEEMIRDEEKEKETEKDNDEKQENDAEKTDGKEKTINDTQNEKEAAGETEENTNVDDNEEEKEKQPEKESPKLAHESTAL, from the exons ATGTCTTCGAAGCCAGCAGACGCAGATGCTTTGATGGGAACTACAAACGAGAAATGCGATGATTTGACATTTCCGACGACTCTAGAAGGCTTTGGCTACACATTCAACACAG AGGGAAGAATCGAAGATATCGAAACCGGAAAGCCTTTTCAGTTCGTCGTACGGGAAGACGATCGACAATTCAATCAAGCGAGATACGAAGCGTTGGGAAAA GTTGTCGATGAAACAATATTTCAGCTACTGGAAACTGATTGTGGCCTCAGAAAAATCGAGATTCCG TTTgataaagacgaagaggagccCGGTagcttcttttttgcttcgGAGGACTGTACGGAAAATAAGGAAAAACTCCTGGTGATAATACATGGGAGTGGGGTTGTTAGAGCAGGACAGTGGTCTCGCAG ATTAATAATCAACAACAATCTTGAGCAAGGCTCTCAGATTCCTTACATAAAGAAGGCTCAAGAG CTTGGGTATGCTGTTTTGGTCACCAATGGCAACCACAACGCCGTTGAAATCGATAGGTggacaagaagaagaatcagA GGGTCTTCTTCTCCTGAGGAACACATGGAATACGTGTGGCGTCACTTTCTTTCCAAATGCCCCGCCAAATTTATTGATGTCATGGCTCACAGTTATGGGGGCGTAGTGACCGTATCCTGG TTGTCTCAATATGAAAATGCTCGAGAAAAAGTTCGAAAAATTGCGTTCACAGATTCCGTTCACAGTATCAGCTTGGAAATAGCTGATGCAGAAACGCGGACTTGGTTTGAGCAG CGTGCTATTAATTGGGTGTCATCAAATGAGTATGTTGGAAAATTTGTTCGAAAATACCGAGGAGACATCTTTTGCGTTTCAGCAG GAACTATTACTCACGAGGAGACGTCATGGAAATCGTTTGCACAgatttttgcattttttgaaAGCGCAGAGGGAGTCagtgacgacgtcattgctAGCCTGCAAAAAGACGaggaaagtgaagaaatgacatctgaagaagacgaaggagaagaacaagaagaagaaagaaaaggccaagaaaaagagaaagtggacgaagaaaaagagaaagtggacgaag ACCTCGTTGATAGCCCgcaaaaagacgagaagaacgaagagATGATacgtgacgaagaaaaggaaaaagaaacagagaaaGATAACGATgaaaagcaagaaaacgacgcggaAA AGACTGatggcaaagaaaagacaatCAATGATACGCAGAACGAAAAAGAGGCAGCTGGAGAAACGGAAGAGAATACGAACGTTGATGATaatgaggaagaaaaagaaaagcaaccagagaaagaaagcccAAAGTTAGCACATGAAAGCACGGCGTTATGA